Proteins from one Telopea speciosissima isolate NSW1024214 ecotype Mountain lineage chromosome 1, Tspe_v1, whole genome shotgun sequence genomic window:
- the LOC122670787 gene encoding lactosylceramide 4-alpha-galactosyltransferase-like, whose product MVNIRSLGNTKSSLFSTISFATILFLILLTISVFSNFFLQSIYKEETRVSLTHKSHFQFRSSSLPTLSYSVEEKITEAYNINRDSLIPPINATEQERIAWFKEKLRAFDVFKSTKLTSQFAERARKFLDNTCEVQFFMTWISPARSLRQREILVLESVFKAHPHGCLMILSSTMDSIHGNRILKPLQDLGFRVIAVKPDLSFLLKNTPAEAWFRQMKKGNKDPGEIPLAQNLSNLLRLAVLYKYGGAYLDIDFIVIKKLSGLRNSIGAQSMDAETGKWSRLNNAVLIFDKNHPLLFKFIEEFSLTFDGNKWGHNGPYLVSRVIERVRRRPHYNFTVLPSMAFYPVHWNRITGFFQKPVDPAMSRWVSAKLLQLSEETYGVHLWNRQSSDLRIGEGSIIGRLISDHCVLCEDIYNA is encoded by the coding sequence ATGGTCAATATACGCTCACTTGGTAACACCAAATCCTCCCTTTTCTCCACCATTTCATTTGCCACTATCCTCTTTCTTATACTGCTAACCATTAGTGTTTTCTCCaatttttttctccaatcaaTATACAAAGAAGAAACCAGAGTCTCCTTAACCCATAAAAGCCATTTCCAGTTCAGGTCCTCCTCACTCCCCACGCTTTCTTATTCAGTAGAAGAAAAGATCACTGAGGCATATAATATTAATCGAGATTCTCTAATTCCTCCAATCAATGCCACAGAGCAAGAAAGGATCGCTTGGTTCAAGGAAAAGCTTCGAGCTTTTGACGTATTCAAGTCAACCAAGTTGACTAGCCAATTTGCAGAGCGAGCACGCAAGTTCTTAGATAACACCTGTGAGGTACAGTTCTTCATGACTTGGATTTCTCCGGCAAGATCTCTCCGGCAAAGAGAAATCTTGGTCTTGGAGAGTGTCTTCAAAGCCCACCCTCATGGGTGCTTGATGATTCTCTCTAGTACTATGGATTCGATACATGGAAATAGAATTCTGAAACCGCTACAAGATCTCGGATTTAGAGTGATAGCAGTGAAGCCAGACCTGTCGTTTCTTCTGAAGAACACACCTGCTGAAGCTTGGTTTCGTCAGATGAAGAAGGGTAACAAGGACCCTGGCGAGATTCCATTAGCCCAGAATCTATCCAATCTCCTCAGACTTGCGGTTCTATATAAATACGGTGGTGCTTACTTGGATATTGATTTCATAGTTATTAAGAAGCTTTCAGGTTTGAGAAATTCAATTGGAGCACAGAGTATGGATGCAGAGACTGGCAAATGGTCAAGGCTTAACAATGCAGTTTTGATCTTTGACAAGAATCATCCTCTCTTATTCAAATTCATTGAAGAATTCTCCCTcacttttgatggaaacaaATGGGGACATAATGGACCTTACCTGGTTTCAAGGGTGATTGAGAGGGTAAGGAGAAGACCTCACTATAATTTCACAGTCCTGCCATCCATGGCATTCTATCCTGTGCATTGGAACAGGATAACTGGTTTTTTCCAGAAACCAGTGGATCCTGCCATGTCTAGATGGGTATCTGCAAAGCTGCTACAGTTGAGTGAAGAGACTTATGGAGTTCATCTTTGGAATAGACAAAGTAGTGATTTGAGGATTGGAGAAGGGAGCATCATTGGCAGATTAATATCAGATCATTGTGTTCTTTGTGAAGATATATACAATGCTTGA